From one Candidatus Nezhaarchaeota archaeon genomic stretch:
- the cas6 gene encoding CRISPR system precrRNA processing endoribonuclease RAMP protein Cas6 has translation MSCGEAMVTQAVMQLRSYGDVGVRSTTFIGQLSRAVFYTMLGSFREEMARAIHERKDKPAPFSSKPPFIESGGEPQVLYTKIPVNTTFYLEFDILEEGLAEVFKEVLLKAAPSTVTLGPSQCVVMRLSVRDVPEDYLLNVETHKKFSIRFVTPTFFRIHIPRALRKTVSVRVLPLPDPFHLLVNLYNLWNSYFKHKIKEEYLEWLQQQPVLISRVKDLNTHYYVDEARGTVTIGFTGTTYYTLADDVYDEEMAKATHQLLRLAEFSNVGGGRTAGFGWIRVKYWG, from the coding sequence GTGTCGTGTGGTGAGGCTATGGTGACCCAGGCAGTGATGCAGCTGAGGAGCTACGGGGACGTGGGCGTAAGGTCTACCACGTTCATTGGTCAGCTAAGTAGGGCGGTCTTCTACACTATGCTCGGATCTTTCAGGGAGGAGATGGCGCGCGCGATCCACGAGAGGAAGGATAAGCCGGCGCCCTTCTCCTCTAAGCCTCCATTCATTGAGTCTGGCGGGGAGCCTCAAGTGCTGTATACTAAGATCCCCGTGAACACGACGTTCTACTTGGAGTTTGACATACTTGAGGAGGGGCTGGCGGAGGTCTTCAAGGAGGTGCTGCTGAAGGCAGCGCCGAGCACAGTGACGCTTGGGCCGAGCCAGTGCGTAGTCATGAGGCTATCTGTAAGGGACGTGCCTGAGGACTACCTCCTCAACGTCGAGACCCATAAGAAGTTCTCGATAAGGTTCGTGACGCCGACGTTCTTCAGGATACACATACCTAGAGCGTTAAGGAAGACTGTGAGCGTGAGAGTCCTACCGCTCCCTGACCCCTTCCACTTACTCGTCAACCTTTACAACCTATGGAATAGCTACTTTAAGCATAAGATTAAGGAGGAGTACCTTGAGTGGCTCCAGCAGCAGCCGGTGCTAATATCGAGGGTGAAGGACCTTAACACACACTACTACGTGGACGAGGCGAGGGGCACCGTCACCATAGGCTTCACGGGGACGACATACTATACGCTAGCGGACGACGTTTACGACGAAGAGATGGCGAAGGCTACTCACCAGCTGCTGAGGCTAGCCGAGTTCAGTAACGTCGGCGGCGGTAGGACGGCAGGCTTCGGGTGGATTAGAGTAAAGTACTGGGGCTAG
- the cas4a gene encoding type I-A CRISPR-associated protein Cas4/Csa1 codes for MGPKLFFTMDDVSRLSRVFRQLPHEVSEELRGWRWSEGALIPPYGFKLSASDVGGGFCDTGRHVYMRYVVKAKESVRPKVEKGLFIHEVFSEALRVTKLILYREGGLDGEGFRKAFVEEGEVVLRRLAGRFSRVPDAKEVFDKLWSHAANSYASSLVRARSRSPHLAIDGLAATVVPLVAEFPLDGSLIGLTGAIRVDALLYPSILVEIKTRKLHPDHELGLAAYALAFECQYELPVDYAVLVNVRVSKSDFKVYERILPLSDGVRQRFVERRDALARIVEERLDPGRPVHCSPDCPFLEACAHDQ; via the coding sequence TTGGGGCCTAAATTGTTCTTCACCATGGATGACGTCTCTAGGCTCTCTAGAGTGTTCAGGCAACTCCCTCACGAGGTCAGCGAGGAGCTTAGGGGCTGGCGTTGGAGTGAAGGTGCCTTAATTCCTCCGTATGGCTTCAAGCTCTCGGCCTCTGACGTGGGCGGAGGCTTCTGCGATACAGGTCGCCACGTCTACATGAGGTACGTGGTCAAGGCTAAGGAGTCTGTCAGGCCCAAAGTTGAGAAGGGCCTCTTCATTCATGAGGTATTTAGTGAGGCCTTAAGGGTCACTAAGTTAATACTGTACCGAGAAGGTGGGCTGGACGGCGAGGGCTTTAGGAAGGCCTTCGTCGAGGAAGGAGAGGTCGTCCTTAGGAGGCTAGCTGGACGCTTTAGCAGGGTCCCTGACGCTAAGGAGGTCTTCGATAAACTGTGGAGCCATGCGGCTAATAGCTACGCCTCGAGCCTAGTGAGGGCGAGGTCTAGATCGCCTCACCTAGCCATTGACGGGCTGGCAGCGACTGTAGTCCCGCTAGTAGCAGAGTTCCCACTCGACGGCTCTCTGATTGGGCTCACGGGAGCCATTAGGGTTGACGCCCTTCTCTACCCATCGATCCTCGTTGAGATAAAGACACGCAAGCTCCATCCAGACCACGAGCTAGGGCTGGCCGCTTACGCCTTAGCTTTTGAATGTCAGTACGAGCTCCCAGTCGATTACGCTGTCCTCGTTAACGTCAGGGTCTCTAAGAGCGACTTCAAGGTATACGAGAGAATCCTGCCTCTATCAGATGGAGTGAGGCAGCGCTTCGTGGAGAGGCGTGACGCTCTAGCTAGGATAGTTGAGGAGAGGCTGGACCCAGGCAGGCCTGTGCACTGCAGCCCCGACTGTCCATTCCTCGAGGCTTGCGCTCATGACCAGTAA
- the cas1 gene encoding CRISPR-associated endonuclease Cas1, whose amino-acid sequence MTSKVALVDKWGAYLGVKEGRFQLRVREGGQEKVAWDLAPVELDSIVFVVPGASISASAIELAANFGIDIAFFNRGRPVARLLQATYGSTLETWLKQAECAADSSRRLLLTRLFVEGKVYNQRQVLMEYVRRLRAAGKSISALNEAVSELDRARSLLTGADSAERVVNIESHAARHYWNAVSTLLPQSLGFKHRMPRSRVPPGARPDAFNLALNIGYSALKNEVWRAVFMANLNPYIGFLHKQRSGRMALVYDLMEEFRPIVVDRPLITLARQRAEVVKKLEDRDREAVREVWRAVVGQLYNGSEPYRSIIVEQARLLARHIRGTDTYKPFRSRW is encoded by the coding sequence ATGACCAGTAAGGTGGCGCTTGTAGATAAGTGGGGCGCTTACTTAGGCGTTAAGGAGGGGAGGTTTCAGCTTCGAGTTAGAGAGGGCGGGCAGGAGAAGGTGGCTTGGGACCTGGCACCGGTGGAGCTTGACTCCATAGTCTTCGTAGTCCCTGGCGCTAGCATCTCAGCGTCTGCCATAGAGCTCGCTGCTAACTTCGGCATTGACATCGCGTTCTTCAATAGAGGTAGGCCAGTGGCCAGGCTCCTACAGGCCACGTACGGATCTACTCTTGAGACCTGGCTCAAGCAGGCCGAGTGCGCAGCAGATAGCAGCAGGAGGCTCCTCCTCACTCGGCTGTTCGTCGAGGGCAAGGTCTACAACCAGCGCCAGGTCCTAATGGAGTACGTGAGGAGGCTCAGAGCTGCGGGCAAGTCAATCAGCGCGCTTAACGAGGCTGTAAGTGAGCTCGACAGGGCAAGGTCGCTGCTCACTGGAGCAGATAGCGCAGAGCGCGTTGTGAACATTGAGTCACACGCAGCTAGGCACTACTGGAACGCGGTGTCGACGCTGCTGCCTCAGAGCTTAGGCTTTAAGCACAGAATGCCGAGGAGCCGTGTGCCTCCAGGCGCTAGGCCAGACGCCTTCAACTTAGCCCTGAACATAGGCTACAGCGCTCTCAAGAATGAGGTCTGGAGAGCTGTCTTCATGGCCAACCTGAACCCGTACATAGGCTTCCTCCACAAGCAGAGGTCCGGCAGGATGGCCTTGGTGTACGACCTAATGGAGGAGTTCAGGCCCATAGTCGTAGACCGCCCCTTAATAACGCTAGCCAGACAGAGGGCAGAGGTCGTTAAGAAGCTGGAGGACCGCGATCGCGAGGCGGTTAGGGAGGTATGGAGAGCTGTAGTTGGTCAGCTCTACAATGGCAGTGAGCCCTACAGATCTATCATAGTCGAGCAGGCTAGGCTCTTAGCTAGGCACATTAGGGGCACTGATACATACAAGCCGTTTAGGTCAAGGTGGTAG
- the csa3 gene encoding CRISPR-associated CARF protein Csa3 has protein sequence MSSANRVLVLTLGFDEKFAIRALMRHGEGARKVLIVTAEPMEERAQRALSAVEDFLKRFMETVEYEVVSVDPSAPYEAMRRLRDAIEKSPASSYIINVSGGMRALTVELLAVASLMKLSGGVEVELEILRGTVSVPIGLFYMEPLGSEEYKVLRALVERGPMTVTNLVSSLGIPRSSLYRYIKELKARGLVEEVRKGRSVVYESRDLARVVW, from the coding sequence TTCGCCATACGTGCCCTCATGAGGCATGGTGAGGGGGCAAGGAAGGTGTTGATAGTAACGGCAGAGCCTATGGAGGAGAGGGCTCAGAGGGCCCTGAGCGCCGTAGAGGACTTCCTCAAGCGCTTCATGGAGACGGTCGAGTACGAGGTCGTCAGCGTCGACCCTTCAGCCCCTTACGAAGCGATGCGTAGGCTCAGGGACGCCATAGAGAAGAGCCCGGCGTCGAGCTACATAATTAACGTGAGCGGGGGGATGAGGGCCCTCACGGTGGAGCTATTGGCCGTGGCGTCGCTGATGAAACTATCAGGGGGAGTAGAGGTGGAGCTAGAGATCCTTAGGGGGACCGTCTCAGTGCCGATAGGGCTGTTTTACATGGAGCCGCTGGGTAGCGAGGAGTATAAGGTGCTGAGGGCATTGGTGGAGAGGGGGCCCATGACGGTGACGAACCTAGTAAGCTCGCTGGGCATCCCTCGCTCAAGCCTCTACAGATACATCAAGGAGCTGAAGGCTAGGGGGCTTGTGGAGGAGGTTAGGAAGGGGAGGTCAGTGGTCTACGAGTCTAGGGACTTAGCGCGTGTCGTGTGGTGA
- the cas2 gene encoding CRISPR-associated endonuclease Cas2, translated as MTMMTLVIYDIPDDDLRLRVAAFLKSKGLKRVQRSAFIGPLTSSQRSDLAAGLAKLIRGERANIQIYPLTRASFNQRVVLGAELAYEEEVLV; from the coding sequence GTGACAATGATGACCCTGGTAATATATGACATACCTGACGACGATTTAAGGCTCCGAGTGGCTGCCTTCCTAAAGTCCAAGGGGTTAAAGAGGGTGCAGAGGAGCGCCTTCATAGGCCCCTTAACTAGCAGCCAGCGGTCAGACTTAGCGGCAGGGCTGGCTAAGCTAATAAGGGGCGAGAGAGCCAACATACAGATATACCCGTTGACGCGGGCAAGCTTTAATCAGCGGGTGGTGTTGGGCGCAGAGCTGGCCTACGAGGAGGAGGTATTGGTTTAA